GACTGGGGCCAGCCCAGATCGCTGCGCGACTTGGTCTCTCGACGTCGACTGTTCACGCGGTCCTCGTCCGTTGCCGCGTGAACCGCCTCTCGCATATCGATCGTGTCACTGGCGAGCCATTGCGGCGATATGAGCATCCTCATCCGGGATCGTTGATTCATGTCGATGTCACGAAGTTCGGCAACATCCCCGACGGCGGTGGACATCGTTACGTAGGTCGGCAGCAAGGCGCACGGAACAAGCTCGCGACTCCGGGATTACCACGAGGAAAAGATCACAAGCCGCGCACCGGGACGGCGTTCGTTCACACAGTCATCGACGACCACTCCCGCGTCGCATACGCAGAAATCTGGTCGGATGAGCAGGCGAGCACAGCGGTGGGAGTTCTCGAACGCGCCGTGGCCTGGTTCGCCGAACGAGGCGTGACCGTCGAGCGAGTCCTATCCGACAACGGGTCGGCATACAGATCCCACGCATGGAGGGACTTCTGCGCTCGGCTCGGCATCCGACACAAGCGGACACGCCCCTACCGGCCGCAGACGAACGGGAAGATCGAGCGATTCCACCGCACGCTCGGGGACGGCTGGGCCTATGCCAGGTTTTACGGTTCAGAGGCCGAACGACGCCTGGCGCTGCCCGGCTGGCTCCACTTCTACAACCACCACCGACACCACTCTGCGATTGGCGGCGTACCCTTCGACCGACTCAACAACGTCCCTGGACATCACATCTAGAGCAGCCGCCCACTCCAGAGCCTGAGTTTCGGTGACGCCGTCTGCGGTAAGCACCGCGGTCACGGCGGGTTCGTTTCGGGTAAGTGTGCCGGTCTTGTCGACAGCGATGTGGCGGATCGTGCCGAACCGTTCGAATGCGGCGCCGGATTTGATGATCACACCGAACTTGCTCGCCGAACCGATCGCAGCAACCACCGTCAGTGGCACAGAGATCGCCAGCGCGCACGGTGACGCTGCCACGAGCACGACGAGGGCACGGGTGATCCAGAGTTCCGGGTCGCCGAACAGTGAACCGATAAGCGCAACCAACGCGGCGAGAACTAGGGCGTGTCTGACAATTGCTGGGTCCAGGCGATGACGGCGTTGAGGACGACTGCGGCGCGGTAGACGATGGCGTGCTTGTCGTAGCGGGTGGCAAGTCCGCGCCATTGCTTCATGCGGCAGTAGTTGCGTTCGATCACGTTCCGGTGGCGGTAGTCCGCGTCATCAAGGCCGACAGGCCGGCCGCCACGTGAGCCGCGTCGCTGGCGGTGGCCTTTCTGGTCGTCGGGTTCGGGGATCACGGCTCTGATTCCGCGGGTGCGGAGGTGACCGCGGATCGCGCGCGAGGAGTATGCCTTGTCGCCGCGGACGGCGTCCGGTCGGGTGCGTGGCCTACCGCGATCTCGTTCGACCCGCAGTTGCGCCATCAGCGGCAGGAACATCGGTGAGTCCCCGGCCTGTCCCGGCGTGATCAAGGTCACCAGCGGGAGTCCGTTGCCGTCGACGAGTTGATGGATCTTCGTAGAGAGGCCGCCGCGGGAGCGGCCGATGCCGTGATCAGGCGGCTCGAGCCTCGGATTCGTGTAATTTGATCCAGCCCCTGTGAGGCGGGTGGTGTTCGTAGCGTGCTGGTGCGTGCGGGCGATCGTGGAATCTACCGATATCGACCAGTCCACCATCCCGGCGGCATCCGCCGCAGCGATGACCTTCGCCAGCACCCGATCCCAGATGCCCTCCGTCGCCATCCGATGGTGCCAGGTCCAGACCGTCTGCCAGGGCCCGAACACCGCCGGGAGATCCCGCCACGCGATCCCCGTTCGATACCGGTACACGATGCCTTCGACCATGAGCCGCGCATCCGCGAACGGCCTACCCTTACGCCCCGTCGGACGCGGCAGCATCCCCTCAATCAACGACCACTGAGCATCCGAGAGCTTCTGAAACCGCGACACGTGTCAAGTGTCTCAGCCCGCACGCTCAACCTTTCCGGAACCCACCGAGGGGGCGAGAGCGTCGTCTACCGTTTTGGCGGACGTGCTGATGGCGGCATGTCCGTCCTCGATGTCCCACAGCGTGTTCTGCAGCAGGCGAGCAACCGTCCACCCGGCTGCACGACCACGGTCGAGGTCGAGCATCTCGGTGAGGATGTCGAAGCGTCGTCGCACGATGCGTGGCGCCTCGGTGAGGGTGTCATCGGTGCTCCACCCGCTGTCCAGCGCAGGCCAAAGATCGAACCCAGGATCGCCAACGAGAGGCTCCGGATCGATCGCCAGCCATGGTTCGCGGTCGGCTGCGAGGACATTGCCATAGTGCAAATCCCAGTGCAGCAGGTGATGTCCGGGCGCGGCTTCAAGATCGGTGACTCTGCTCATCCATCGACGGAGCCGAGCCCGGTCGTCACGTTCAAGTGCTGTCATTGCTGCGGGCGCGTCGTCAAGCATCCCAGAGAGGATCGTCTGGAGTTGAGGAAGCCCGTCG
Above is a window of Microbacterium suwonense DNA encoding:
- a CDS encoding aminoglycoside phosphotransferase family protein; amino-acid sequence: MLSSVAGDLLQKWELRAEGAVRSGEAGVVVPVRRADGTRAALKLQVPRAETTAAIIGLVRWNGRGIVRLLDSDRGRGAMLLERLHADRTLEVVENDDDAVRVVGSLLARLHSAPAPDGLPQLQTILSGMLDDAPAAMTALERDDRARLRRWMSRVTDLEAAPGHHLLHWDLHYGNVLAADREPWLAIDPEPLVGDPGFDLWPALDSGWSTDDTLTEAPRIVRRRFDILTEMLDLDRGRAAGWTVARLLQNTLWDIEDGHAAISTSAKTVDDALAPSVGSGKVERAG
- a CDS encoding IS5 family transposase, with amino-acid sequence MSRFQKLSDAQWSLIEGMLPRPTGRKGRPFADARLMVEGIVYRYRTGIAWRDLPAVFGPWQTVWTWHHRMATEGIWDRVLAKVIAAADAAGMVDWSISVDSTIARTHQHATNTTRLTGAGSNYTNPRLEPPDHGIGRSRGGLSTKIHQLVDGNGLPLVTLITPGQAGDSPMFLPLMAQLRVERDRGRPRTRPDAVRGDKAYSSRAIRGHLRTRGIRAVIPEPDDQKGHRQRRGSRGGRPVGLDDADYRHRNVIERNYCRMKQWRGLATRYDKHAIVYRAAVVLNAVIAWTQQLSDTP
- a CDS encoding IS481-like element IS5564 family transposase — protein: MTHPNALLTPRARLRLARLIVEDGYPATIAAKMFMVSPITARKWAGRYREEGEFGMQDRSSKPHRIPGRTPEHVKKKIINLRWRLRLGPAQIAARLGLSTSTVHAVLVRCRVNRLSHIDRVTGEPLRRYEHPHPGSLIHVDVTKFGNIPDGGGHRYVGRQQGARNKLATPGLPRGKDHKPRTGTAFVHTVIDDHSRVAYAEIWSDEQASTAVGVLERAVAWFAERGVTVERVLSDNGSAYRSHAWRDFCARLGIRHKRTRPYRPQTNGKIERFHRTLGDGWAYARFYGSEAERRLALPGWLHFYNHHRHHSAIGGVPFDRLNNVPGHHI